In the Elstera cyanobacteriorum genome, one interval contains:
- a CDS encoding Lrp/AsnC family transcriptional regulator, which yields MDQIDRNLIALLQQDGRLSQATLAARTGLSQSAVNERLKRLTASGAVKIVGQADPQAVDMTLLAFIFVALDTPSRDDGFRAAMAADPSVLECHHITGDWSYLLKVRAGSVAGLEALISDRIKRLPGIVRSHTMLALSTAKETLALPLPLPPEE from the coding sequence ATGGATCAGATCGACCGGAATCTTATCGCCCTCCTGCAGCAGGATGGCCGTCTGTCGCAAGCCACCCTGGCGGCCCGCACCGGCCTTAGCCAATCGGCGGTAAACGAGCGGCTAAAGCGACTGACCGCCAGCGGCGCCGTAAAGATCGTTGGGCAGGCCGATCCGCAGGCGGTCGATATGACCCTGCTGGCCTTTATTTTCGTTGCGCTCGACACCCCAAGCCGCGACGACGGGTTTCGTGCGGCGATGGCGGCTGACCCTTCGGTGCTCGAATGCCACCACATCACCGGCGATTGGTCCTATCTGCTGAAAGTGCGCGCGGGTAGCGTTGCCGGGCTGGAAGCCTTGATCTCGGACCGCATCAAGCGCCTGCCGGGCATCGTGCGCAGCCATACGATGCTCGCCCTCTCGACGGCCAAGGAAACCCTGGCCCTGCCGCTGCCCCTACCGCCGGAGGAATAA
- the ruvX gene encoding Holliday junction resolvase RuvX, with the protein MALVDLPELAAVLTARRRLLGLDLGTKTIGLAISDGLGLSATPVETIRRTKFTADADALLKLCTAREVGGLVFGLPVNMDGSEGPRAQSTRSFIDNLSEKTGLPMALWDERLSTVAVTRLMLEADLSRARRAEVVDKMAAAYILQGALDRLRFARS; encoded by the coding sequence ATGGCTCTTGTCGACCTTCCCGAACTCGCCGCGGTCCTGACCGCCCGCCGCCGCCTGCTGGGGCTTGACCTTGGCACCAAAACCATCGGGCTTGCCATTTCCGACGGTCTCGGCCTGTCGGCCACCCCGGTCGAAACCATTCGCCGAACGAAGTTTACGGCGGATGCCGACGCGCTGTTGAAGCTCTGCACAGCCCGCGAGGTTGGCGGGCTGGTATTCGGCCTGCCGGTGAATATGGATGGATCAGAAGGGCCGCGCGCCCAATCCACCCGCAGTTTTATCGATAATCTGTCGGAAAAGACCGGTCTGCCGATGGCCCTTTGGGACGAACGCCTTTCAACCGTCGCCGTCACCCGCTTGATGTTGGAAGCCGACCTGTCCCGCGCCCGGCGGGCGGAGGTGGTAGATAAAATGGCCGCCGCTTATATCCTGCAAGGCGCGCTGGATCGATTGCGTTTCGCCCGGAGCTAA
- the cysT gene encoding sulfate ABC transporter permease subunit CysT, giving the protein MTTLPPTVEQASAPASPLLRRRWRWKQPSVLPGFGLSLGLTLFWLSAIVLIPLGGMVLKSATLGWDAFFHAISSPRVLAALRLSIGGSLIAALINAVFGAIIAWVLVRYRFPGRRIADALVDIPFALPTAVAGISLTTLFAENGWLGAPLAKLGIQVAYTPLGVIVAMIFVGFPFVVRTVQPVLADLDPEVEEAALCLRASRWQTVRRVLLPSLFPALVTGAALAFARAVGEYGSVIFIAGNLPMVSEIAPLMIVIKLEEFSYAEATAIGTVMLGFAFLMLLALNGLQRWSRRHEEAS; this is encoded by the coding sequence ATGACAACCCTGCCACCCACAGTTGAGCAGGCTTCGGCCCCAGCGTCGCCCCTTCTTCGGCGGCGCTGGCGTTGGAAGCAGCCCTCCGTTCTTCCCGGCTTTGGGCTTAGCCTCGGGCTGACCCTCTTCTGGCTTAGCGCCATCGTGCTCATTCCCTTGGGCGGCATGGTGCTGAAATCGGCGACCCTTGGCTGGGACGCTTTCTTTCACGCCATCAGCAGCCCGCGCGTGCTGGCAGCGCTGCGGCTCTCCATCGGCGGGTCGCTGATCGCGGCGCTGATCAATGCCGTATTCGGCGCGATCATCGCCTGGGTGCTGGTGCGCTATCGCTTCCCCGGTCGCCGGATTGCCGATGCGCTGGTGGATATTCCCTTTGCCCTGCCGACGGCGGTGGCCGGGATTTCGCTCACCACGCTGTTTGCCGAAAACGGTTGGCTGGGGGCGCCGCTGGCCAAACTGGGCATCCAAGTTGCCTATACGCCGCTTGGTGTGATCGTCGCGATGATCTTCGTCGGCTTTCCCTTCGTTGTACGAACGGTGCAGCCGGTGCTGGCCGATCTCGACCCGGAGGTGGAAGAAGCGGCCCTGTGCCTGCGCGCGAGCCGCTGGCAGACCGTGCGGCGGGTGCTGTTGCCCTCGCTGTTTCCGGCTCTGGTGACGGGGGCGGCCCTCGCCTTCGCTCGCGCTGTCGGCGAATATGGATCGGTGATCTTCATTGCGGGCAATCTACCGATGGTGTCGGAAATCGCGCCCTTGATGATCGTGATCAAGCTCGAAGAATTCTCCTACGCCGAAGCGACGGCCATCGGGACGGTGATGCTGGGCTTTGCCTTTTTGATGCTGCTCGCCCTTAATGGCTTACAGCGCTGGTCCCGCCGGCACGAGGAGGCGTCGTAA
- a CDS encoding LysE family transporter, translated as MLGFYGQGFALGLLLAIQVGPIALLCLDRSLQGGFHRGFAVALGASLADATYALIALFSLAALGAWVQIVALPVQIGGGLLLLWLAWGAWRSRAKQRMAADVVAETSFLGDVLTVMALTLSNPLTILYFGGLFSSLGGMEAGLSDRLALAAGLVTSTFGSLLALVLAAGWLRPRLSPPRLALLNALAALGLAGFGLWTLA; from the coding sequence ATGCTCGGTTTTTACGGCCAGGGGTTCGCCCTGGGGCTGCTGCTGGCGATACAGGTCGGGCCGATTGCGCTGCTGTGCCTCGACCGCTCTCTGCAAGGCGGCTTTCATCGCGGGTTCGCCGTCGCGCTCGGGGCCTCGCTCGCCGATGCAACCTATGCGCTGATCGCCCTGTTCAGCCTTGCGGCTCTGGGCGCCTGGGTGCAGATCGTGGCGCTGCCCGTGCAGATCGGCGGCGGACTGCTGCTGCTCTGGTTGGCCTGGGGCGCTTGGCGCAGCCGCGCCAAACAGCGGATGGCAGCCGATGTTGTGGCCGAAACGAGCTTTCTCGGTGACGTGCTGACGGTTATGGCGCTGACGCTCAGCAACCCGCTGACCATTCTTTATTTTGGTGGGCTGTTTTCCTCCCTCGGCGGGATGGAAGCCGGGTTAAGCGACCGGCTGGCCCTTGCCGCCGGGTTGGTCACGAGCACCTTCGGCAGCCTTTTGGCTTTGGTTCTGGCGGCGGGATGGTTACGCCCGCGCCTATCGCCGCCCCGTCTGGCGCTGCTAAACGCCCTCGCGGCCCTCGGTCTTGCCGGTTTTGGCCTGTGGACGCTGGCGTAA
- a CDS encoding sulfate ABC transporter substrate-binding protein: protein MTLFRRTVLAGALALAALPSFAADVSLLNVSYDPTREFYADVNKVFREQWKAKSGDTLTVKASHGGSGKQARSVIDGLGADVVTLALAYDIDEIADKGLLRPDWQKQYADNSSPYTSTIVFLVRKGNPKGVKDWNDLLRGDVKTITPNPKTSGGARWNYLAAWAYALKQPGGSDATAKEFVRKLYKNVPVLDSGARASTITFVQRNIGDVLLAWENEAFLALNELGPDKFDIVVPSLSILAEPPVAIVDKVVDKRGTRAVADAYLQFLYTEQGQELAAKHYYRPRLASVAAKVADKFPKLELVTIDGQFGGWRNAQKVHFADGGTFDDIIK from the coding sequence ATGACCCTGTTCCGCCGTACTGTTCTCGCCGGGGCGCTTGCCCTGGCCGCCTTGCCCAGTTTCGCCGCCGACGTATCGCTGCTCAATGTCTCCTACGACCCGACGCGCGAATTTTATGCCGACGTGAACAAAGTGTTTCGGGAACAGTGGAAAGCGAAAAGCGGCGATACGCTGACGGTTAAAGCCTCGCACGGCGGGTCGGGCAAACAGGCCCGCTCCGTCATCGACGGGCTGGGGGCGGATGTCGTGACGCTCGCGCTGGCCTATGACATTGATGAAATCGCCGATAAAGGTCTGCTGCGCCCGGATTGGCAGAAGCAGTATGCCGATAATTCGTCGCCCTATACCTCGACCATCGTTTTCTTGGTTCGCAAGGGCAACCCGAAGGGCGTGAAGGATTGGAATGATCTGCTGCGCGGCGACGTGAAGACCATCACCCCGAACCCGAAAACCTCGGGCGGGGCGCGCTGGAACTATCTGGCGGCCTGGGCCTATGCGCTAAAGCAGCCGGGTGGCAGCGATGCGACGGCCAAGGAGTTCGTGCGCAAGCTCTATAAGAACGTTCCGGTGCTCGATAGCGGCGCCCGTGCGTCCACCATCACCTTCGTGCAGCGCAATATCGGCGATGTGCTGCTGGCGTGGGAGAATGAGGCGTTTCTGGCATTGAACGAACTCGGGCCGGATAAGTTCGATATCGTCGTGCCGTCGCTATCCATCCTGGCCGAACCGCCGGTCGCCATCGTCGATAAGGTGGTCGATAAGCGCGGCACCCGCGCCGTGGCCGATGCCTACCTCCAGTTCCTCTATACCGAGCAAGGTCAGGAACTGGCGGCAAAGCATTATTACCGCCCACGTCTCGCCTCGGTAGCCGCCAAGGTCGCCGATAAGTTCCCGAAGCTGGAACTTGTGACCATCGACGGGCAGTTCGGCGGCTGGCGGAATGCCCAGAAGGTTCATTTCGCCGATGGCGGCACCTTCGACGACATCATAAAGTAA
- a CDS encoding sulfate/molybdate ABC transporter ATP-binding protein, whose product MDITVSGLIKGFGTFTALHGVDLTINNGELLAILGPSGSGKTTLLRLLAGLEQPDAGSIRFGTRDVAGHLPGDRDVGFVFQHYALFRHMTVFENVAFGLRVRPAKTRPPEAEIQKRVHELLNLVQVDWLADRYPTQLSGGQRQRVALARALAIEPQVLLLDEPFGALDAKVRRELRRWLRDLHRRLGMTTIFVTHDQEEALDLADRVVVMGQGRIEQIGAPQELYDAPANAFVYRFLGETNELRASLQAGRVKVQNTPIADAASINLAERETEGDGTLFVRPHLLTLAPDPHGPAVVKHVTLVGAMLRVEVETDDGQALSIEVPRGPTLDLVPTPGARVALTVRGGLFVAA is encoded by the coding sequence ATGGATATTACCGTCAGCGGTCTCATCAAAGGCTTTGGAACCTTCACCGCCCTGCATGGCGTCGATCTGACGATCAATAACGGCGAGTTGCTGGCGATCCTTGGCCCGTCCGGGTCGGGGAAAACCACTTTGCTCCGTCTGCTTGCTGGGCTGGAGCAGCCGGACGCGGGCAGCATTCGCTTTGGCACCCGCGATGTGGCGGGGCATCTGCCCGGCGACCGCGATGTCGGCTTCGTCTTCCAGCATTATGCCCTGTTCCGGCATATGACGGTTTTTGAGAATGTCGCCTTCGGTCTGCGCGTCCGCCCGGCGAAAACCCGACCGCCGGAAGCCGAAATTCAAAAGCGCGTTCACGAGCTTTTGAACCTCGTACAGGTCGATTGGCTGGCGGACCGCTACCCGACCCAGCTTTCGGGCGGGCAGCGTCAGCGCGTCGCCCTGGCGCGGGCGCTGGCTATCGAGCCGCAGGTGCTGCTGCTCGACGAACCCTTTGGTGCGCTCGATGCCAAGGTCCGCCGTGAATTACGCCGCTGGTTGCGCGATCTACACCGCCGCCTGGGGATGACGACGATTTTCGTCACCCATGATCAGGAGGAAGCGCTGGACCTCGCCGACCGGGTGGTGGTGATGGGCCAGGGGCGGATCGAGCAGATCGGCGCGCCGCAGGAGCTTTACGACGCACCCGCCAATGCCTTCGTCTATCGGTTCCTCGGGGAAACCAACGAGCTGCGCGCTTCGCTTCAGGCGGGCCGGGTGAAGGTTCAGAATACGCCAATTGCCGATGCCGCTAGCATCAATCTGGCGGAACGTGAGACGGAGGGGGACGGCACCCTGTTCGTTCGTCCGCATCTTCTGACGCTTGCCCCGGACCCGCACGGCCCGGCGGTGGTCAAACACGTCACGCTCGTTGGGGCGATGCTGCGGGTCGAGGTGGAGACCGACGACGGTCAGGCGCTGAGCATCGAAGTGCCGCGCGGCCCGACGCTCGACTTAGTGCCGACGCCGGGGGCGCGGGTTGCGCTAACCGTGCGCGGGGGATTGTTCGTCGCGGCTTAA
- the gatA gene encoding Asp-tRNA(Asn)/Glu-tRNA(Gln) amidotransferase subunit GatA — protein sequence MTKLTDLTIAEALDGLAAKQFTSVELTDAHIAASEAARPLNAYITETFDLAREAAKASDARRAAGTAGALDGIPVGIKDLFCTEGVRTTAASHILDGFVPPYESTVSGKLKAAGTISLGKLNLDEFAMGSSNGTSYHGPVISPWKRTGADVDLVPGGSSGGSAAIVAARGVMGATGTDTGGSIRQPAAFCGIVGLKPTYGRCSRWGIVAFASSLDQAGPMTRSVKDAALMLTSMAGFDPKDSTSANLPVPDFSKALTGDIRGLKVGIPAEYRVDGTNPEILKLWDQGIDWLKQAGAEVVSVSLPHTKYALATYYIIAPAEASANLARYDGVRFGLRVPGNTLDEMYENTRAAGFGHEVQRRILIGTYVLSAGYYDAYYLKAQKVRALIADDFKKAFEQCDVLLTPTAPTPAFGLNEKNDDPIAMYLNDVFTVPASLAGLPGLAVPAGLSGDGLPLGLQLLGKPFDEETLIRVGGVLETAAQFSARPSFGQGA from the coding sequence ATGACCAAGCTGACCGATCTGACCATTGCCGAGGCCCTGGATGGGCTGGCCGCGAAACAGTTTACCTCGGTTGAACTGACCGACGCGCATATTGCTGCGTCGGAAGCCGCCCGCCCGCTGAACGCCTATATCACCGAAACCTTCGATCTGGCGCGCGAGGCGGCCAAAGCCTCCGATGCCCGGCGCGCGGCTGGCACGGCAGGGGCGCTGGACGGTATTCCCGTTGGGATCAAAGATCTGTTCTGCACCGAAGGCGTGCGGACCACGGCGGCCAGCCATATTCTCGATGGCTTCGTCCCTCCTTACGAATCGACCGTTTCGGGCAAGCTGAAGGCCGCCGGGACGATCAGCCTCGGCAAGCTGAACCTCGATGAATTTGCCATGGGCTCGTCGAACGGCACCTCCTACCACGGGCCGGTGATTTCGCCGTGGAAGCGCACAGGGGCAGACGTCGATTTGGTCCCCGGCGGCTCCTCCGGTGGATCGGCGGCGATTGTCGCGGCGCGCGGCGTCATGGGCGCGACGGGGACCGATACGGGCGGCTCGATCCGCCAGCCCGCAGCCTTCTGCGGGATTGTCGGGCTGAAGCCGACCTATGGCCGCTGCTCGCGCTGGGGCATCGTCGCCTTCGCCTCCTCGCTCGATCAGGCCGGGCCGATGACCCGCTCGGTCAAGGATGCGGCGCTGATGCTGACCAGCATGGCCGGGTTCGACCCCAAGGATTCGACCAGCGCCAATCTTCCGGTGCCGGATTTCAGCAAAGCCTTAACCGGCGATATTCGCGGGCTGAAGGTCGGTATTCCGGCAGAATATCGGGTGGACGGCACTAACCCCGAAATCTTGAAGCTGTGGGATCAGGGGATCGACTGGCTGAAGCAGGCGGGGGCGGAGGTGGTTTCCGTCTCGCTGCCGCACACCAAATACGCGCTGGCGACCTATTACATCATCGCCCCCGCCGAAGCCTCCGCCAATCTGGCGCGCTACGACGGCGTGCGCTTCGGGCTGCGCGTGCCGGGCAATACGCTGGACGAAATGTACGAAAACACCCGCGCTGCCGGGTTCGGCCATGAAGTGCAGCGCCGCATCCTGATCGGCACTTACGTGCTGTCGGCGGGCTATTACGACGCCTATTACCTAAAGGCGCAAAAGGTCCGCGCGCTGATTGCCGACGATTTCAAGAAGGCCTTCGAGCAGTGTGACGTGCTGTTGACCCCGACCGCGCCGACCCCGGCCTTCGGGTTGAATGAGAAGAATGACGATCCCATCGCCATGTATCTCAACGACGTCTTCACCGTGCCGGCCAGCCTTGCTGGCTTGCCAGGCCTCGCAGTTCCGGCGGGTCTGTCGGGCGATGGGTTGCCGCTGGGGCTGCAACTGCTGGGCAAGCCCTTTGATGAAGAAACTTTGATCCGCGTCGGCGGCGTGCTGGAAACGGCCGCGCAGTTCAGCGCCCGTCCCAGCTTCGGCCAGGGAGCTTAA
- the gatC gene encoding Asp-tRNA(Asn)/Glu-tRNA(Gln) amidotransferase subunit GatC, with amino-acid sequence MALDQDTVRRVATLARIKIEEKDLAPLATEISAILGWIEQLGEVNTDGVAPLARVVNMKLPMRDDVVTEPDQHEKVLKNAPQSAEGRFFTVPKVVE; translated from the coding sequence ATGGCCTTGGATCAAGACACGGTACGCCGCGTCGCCACTCTGGCACGCATCAAGATCGAGGAAAAAGACCTCGCCCCGCTGGCCACCGAAATTTCGGCGATCCTGGGGTGGATCGAGCAATTGGGTGAAGTGAATACCGATGGCGTGGCGCCGCTCGCCCGCGTCGTGAATATGAAATTGCCGATGCGCGACGATGTGGTGACCGAACCGGACCAGCACGAAAAAGTGCTGAAAAACGCCCCGCAGTCGGCGGAAGGCCGGTTCTTCACGGTTCCGAAGGTGGTTGAATAA
- a CDS encoding PilZ domain-containing protein, translating into MTLLTSTTPKTGKPLAIRRPRRDNQRMTAPRLTVKIQGQYYQTLDWSYGGLRLSLPPTSVVPQPPLMGIIIGSDDDIGVFSGTITRVDPANRSISIHFIEVSDDTFDLLDRLVREKLVGAVV; encoded by the coding sequence ATGACTCTCCTGACCTCGACCACGCCGAAAACCGGCAAACCCTTGGCTATCCGCCGTCCTCGGCGCGATAATCAGCGTATGACCGCGCCGCGCCTGACGGTGAAGATCCAGGGCCAGTATTACCAGACCTTGGACTGGTCTTACGGCGGTCTGCGCCTTAGCCTGCCGCCGACCAGCGTCGTGCCGCAGCCGCCGCTGATGGGCATTATCATCGGCTCGGACGACGACATCGGCGTGTTTAGCGGCACGATCACCCGCGTCGATCCGGCCAACCGCTCGATCTCGATCCACTTTATCGAAGTGAGCGACGATACCTTCGATTTGCTAGATCGGCTGGTGCGGGAAAAGCTGGTCGGCGCGGTGGTTTAA
- a CDS encoding TfoX/Sxy family protein, protein MAKPLPAPVSAAVLLLQVCLADQGEVRPRGMFGGYGFYLDDKIFGLWLYDGLFLKVDAQTKARFADAGFSPFDYTNDKGTLVTMPYYRIPMDQQAPDTLGPWVRLAVDAAKRSPSKVKKR, encoded by the coding sequence ATGGCCAAACCCCTTCCCGCCCCGGTTTCCGCCGCCGTTCTGCTGCTTCAGGTTTGCCTAGCCGATCAGGGCGAAGTGCGCCCGCGCGGCATGTTCGGCGGCTACGGTTTTTACCTTGACGATAAGATCTTTGGCCTGTGGCTTTACGATGGCCTGTTTTTGAAGGTCGATGCTCAGACAAAAGCCCGGTTTGCCGACGCCGGATTTTCGCCCTTCGACTATACGAACGATAAGGGCACCCTGGTAACCATGCCCTACTACCGCATCCCGATGGATCAGCAAGCGCCCGATACCCTCGGCCCTTGGGTAAGATTAGCCGTCGACGCCGCGAAACGATCTCCTTCGAAGGTCAAAAAACGATAA
- a CDS encoding GNAT family N-acetyltransferase, whose protein sequence is MPTLAPLLETPHLRLRMHTADDWEPMTALWTHPETVRHIGGGVIGSRHDVWFRILRHIGHWAAIGYGYWAIEDRASGAFVGSAGLGDYRREMDPPFHGEPEAGWTIHPEHKGKGYATEAMQAVFAWAEAQGLPAAFCIIDPENHPSLRVAEKLGFRPAGTAVLRGNTVQVLRR, encoded by the coding sequence GTGCCGACCCTAGCCCCCCTGCTCGAAACCCCCCACCTGCGCCTGCGCATGCATACCGCCGACGATTGGGAGCCGATGACCGCGCTCTGGACCCATCCCGAAACGGTGCGCCATATCGGCGGCGGCGTCATCGGGTCACGTCACGATGTCTGGTTCCGCATTCTTCGGCATATCGGCCATTGGGCCGCCATCGGGTACGGCTATTGGGCCATCGAGGATCGGGCGAGCGGCGCCTTCGTTGGCAGTGCCGGGCTGGGGGATTATCGGCGTGAGATGGATCCGCCGTTCCACGGCGAACCCGAAGCCGGATGGACCATTCACCCGGAGCATAAGGGCAAGGGCTATGCGACCGAAGCCATGCAGGCGGTCTTTGCCTGGGCCGAGGCGCAGGGGCTGCCCGCGGCCTTCTGCATTATTGATCCCGAAAATCACCCCTCCCTGCGGGTCGCGGAGAAACTTGGCTTCCGACCGGCGGGAACGGCCGTCTTACGGGGCAATACCGTCCAGGTTTTAAGGCGCTGA
- the cysW gene encoding sulfate ABC transporter permease subunit CysW, translated as MAPPTEPRWVRLLLITVALAFLFALVVLPLALVFTEAFRQGIKAYFAALTDADAWAAIKLTLLTAAVAVPLNLIFGVTAAWAITKFDFKGKSLLITLIDLPFSVSPVIAGLIFVLLFGLQGWFGPWLRDHDIQILFTPIAIILATIFVTFPFVARELIPLMQEQGRQEEEAARVLGASGWQIFRRVTLPNIRWGLLYGVLLCNARAMGEFGAVSVVSGHIRGETNTMPLHVEIMYNEYAFTGAFAVASLLALLALVTLVAKSLLDAVLERREGRAP; from the coding sequence ATGGCCCCACCGACCGAACCGCGTTGGGTGCGGCTGCTGCTGATTACAGTCGCGCTCGCCTTCTTATTTGCCCTCGTCGTGCTGCCGTTGGCGCTGGTGTTCACCGAAGCCTTCCGGCAAGGCATCAAAGCCTATTTTGCCGCGTTGACCGATGCCGACGCTTGGGCCGCGATCAAGCTGACCTTGCTGACCGCCGCCGTTGCCGTGCCGCTGAACCTGATCTTCGGCGTGACGGCGGCCTGGGCGATCACCAAGTTCGACTTTAAGGGCAAGAGCCTGCTGATCACCCTGATCGACCTGCCCTTTTCCGTATCGCCGGTGATCGCCGGTCTGATTTTCGTGCTGTTGTTCGGCTTGCAGGGCTGGTTCGGCCCTTGGCTGCGCGACCATGATATTCAGATTCTCTTCACCCCGATTGCCATTATCCTGGCAACGATCTTCGTCACCTTCCCCTTCGTTGCACGCGAGTTGATCCCGCTGATGCAGGAGCAAGGACGGCAGGAAGAGGAAGCGGCCCGCGTTCTCGGTGCGTCCGGCTGGCAGATTTTCCGGCGGGTGACGCTGCCGAATATCCGCTGGGGCCTGCTCTATGGCGTGCTTCTGTGCAACGCCCGGGCGATGGGGGAATTTGGCGCGGTGTCGGTCGTCTCTGGGCACATCCGGGGCGAAACCAACACGATGCCGCTGCACGTCGAAATCATGTATAACGAATATGCGTTCACGGGGGCCTTTGCCGTCGCTTCGCTGCTGGCTTTGCTGGCACTGGTGACGCTGGTTGCCAAAAGCCTGCTCGATGCCGTGTTGGAACGGCGCGAGGGGCGCGCACCCTAA